From a region of the Gossypium raimondii isolate GPD5lz chromosome 10, ASM2569854v1, whole genome shotgun sequence genome:
- the LOC105775260 gene encoding B-box zinc finger protein 18, which translates to MKKQLVFHSFLGRIYYCIIRTLCDGCESAAAVVFCAADEAALCSACDVKVHMCNKLASRHVRVGLENSSDGPGCDICENAPGFFYCEIDGSSLCLQCDMAIHVGGKRTHGRYLLLRQRVEFPGGKSGNVEDPASQQVGPNDTKRGQNQIAKTTAGEKQQNHKDFPVEEKDAKADGHHNMGSEMIDLNMKPHW; encoded by the exons ATGAAG AAACAGCTTGTTTTTCATTCGTTTCTAGGACGtatatattattgtattatCCGAACCCTTTGTGATGGTTGTGAAAGTGCTGCTGCTGTTGTCTTCTGTGCGGCTGATGAGGCTGCTCTTTGCTCTGCCTGTGATGTAAAA GTCCACATGTGCAACAAGCTTGCCAGCCGACATGTCCGGGTGGGTCTGGAAAATTCAAGTGATGGTCCTGGCTGTGACATATGTGAAAACGCACCTG GCTTCTTTTACTGTGAGATAGATGGAAGCTCCCTTTGTTTGCAATGTGATATGGCTATACATGTTGGAGGTAAAAGAACCCATGGAAGATATCTTTTATTAAGGCAGAGAGTTGAG TTTCCAGGGGGAAAATCTGGTAATGTAGAGGACCCAGCTTCACAACAGGTGGGTCCCAATGACACCAAAAGAGGCCAAAATCAGATAGCTAAAACAACAGCAGGAGAGAAGCAACAAAATCACAAGGATTTTCCTGTTGAAGAGAAGGATGCTAAAGCTGATGGCCATCATAATATGGGATCTGAAATGATAGATTTGAATATGAAGCCTCATTGGTGA
- the LOC105778277 gene encoding glyoxylase I 4 yields the protein MMEIEEVSNYEALPLLSLNHVSLLCRSVLDSMRFYEEILGFVLIKRPSSFKFNGAWLYNYGIGIHLIENPSIDDFDTIVEPRPINPKDNHISFQCRDVGLVKRRLEDMGMKYVTAVVEDEGNRVDQVFFHDPDGYMIELCNCENIPILPLSSCSFKPRLSSFNRAAPTKCGFMENMMMESLSMDILNISF from the exons atgatggAAATTGAGGAAGTAAGCAATTATGAGGCATTGCCATTGCTCTCATTGAATCATGTATCATTGTTGTGTAGATCAGTTTTGGATTCTATGAGGTTCTATGAAGAAATCTTGGGCTTTGTTCTCATCAAACGCCCCTCTTCTTTCAAATTCAATGGAGCTTG GTTGTATAACTATGGCATTGGGATACACTTAATCGAGAACCCATCCATTGATGATTTCGACACCATTGTCGAACCACGGCCAATCAATCCCAAGGATAATCACATATCATTCCAG TGTAGGGATGTGGGGCTTGTGAAGAGGAGGCTTGAAGACATGGGGATGAAGTATGTAACAGCAGTGGTTGAAGATGAAGGGAATAGGGTTGACCAGGTGTTCTTCCATGACCCAGATGGATACATGATTGAGCTCTGCAACTGTGAGAACATCCCAATCCTTCCACTCTCTTCTTGTTCATTCAAACCAAGGCTAAGCAGCTTCAACAGGGCTGCACCAACTAAATGTGGATTCATGGAAAATATGATGATGGAGAGCTTGAGCATGGATATATTGAACAtctcattttaa